Proteins co-encoded in one Trichoplusia ni isolate ovarian cell line Hi5 chromosome 19, tn1, whole genome shotgun sequence genomic window:
- the LOC113503343 gene encoding tropomyosin-1 produces the protein MDAIKKKMQAMKLEKDNAMDKADTCEQQARDANLRAEKVNEEVRELQKKLAQVEEDLILNKNKLEQANKDLEEKEKTLTATEAEVASMNRKVQQIEEDLEKSEERSGTAQQKLLEAQQSADENNRMCKVLENRAQQDEERMDQLTNQLKEARLLAEDADGKSDEVSRKLAFVEDELEVAEDRVKSGDAKISELEEELKVVGNSLKSLEVSEEKANQRVEEFKKQLKTLTGKLKEAEARAEYAEKTVKKLQKEVDRLEDELGINKDRYKSLADEMDSTFAELAGY, from the exons ATGGACGCGATTAAGAAGAAGATGCAGGCGATGAAGCTGGAGAAGGACAATGCCATGGACAAGGCCGACACCTGCGAGCAGCAGGCTAGGGACGCCAACCTCCGCGCCGAAAAG GTCAACGAGGAAGTCCGTGAGCTCCAGAAGAAGCTCGCCCAGGTGGAGGAGGACCTGATCCTCAACAAGAACAAGTTGGAACAGGCCAACAAGGACTTGGAAGAGAAGGAGAAGACCCTCACCGCCACCGAGGCTGAGGTCGCCTCCATGAACAGGAAGGTGCAGCAGATTGAGGAAGACCTCGAGAAGTCCGAGGAGAGGTCCGGCACCGCCCAGCAGAAGCTGCTCGAAGCCCAGCAGTCTGCTGACGAGAACAACCG TATGTGCAAAGTGTTGGAGAACAGGGCACAGCAAGACGAGGAGCGCATGGACCAGCTCACCAACCAGCTTAAGGAGGCCCGTCTCCTGGCTGAGGACGCCGACGGCAAGTCTGACGAG GTATCCCGCAAGCTGGCCTTCGTTGAAGACGAGCTGGAAGTAGCCGAGGACCGTGTCAAGTCTGGAGATGCCAAGATCTCAGAACTTGAGGAGGAATTGAAG GTCGTAGGTAACTCCCTTAAATCTCTGGAAGTATCGGAAGAGAAGGCCAACCAGCGTGTCGAGGAGTTCAAGAAACAGCTGAAGACCCTCACCGGCAAGCTCAAAGAGGCCGAGGCCCGCGCTGAGTACGCCGAGAAGACCGTCAAGAAACTGCAGAAGGAGGTCGACAGGCTCGAAG ATGAGCTCGGCATCAACAAGGACAGATACAAGAGCTTGGCTGACGAGATGGACTCCACCTTCGCCGAGCTGGCCGGCTACTAG